DNA from Leucobacter aridicollis:
ATTCTCGGTCATCGGCCACTCGCAGTGTGGGGCGGTGACGGCGGCCGTCGACGCGCTGCTCGATCCAGCGACCTATCTCCCCGTCGCCCAGCTCGCGCCGCTGCGGGAGATCGTAGACTCGCTGTTCGGCAGCGTCAGGCTCGCCGCGTACGCGATGCAGCAGGTCACGGGCGACGCGACGTTTATCGCGGCCGCGGATTCCCCGCGCCTGCGCGAGGTGCTCATCGCCGTGAGCGCCGTCGCGAATGCGGCCCTCGGCGCGAACGTCGTCGCCCGCAACCTCGGCCGGGAATCGGCATTCGGCGTCTACGACCTGGTGGAGCGAACCGTGGGATCGATGCGATCGGGCGGCTGGGAATCCGGTATGCGGATGGCGCCGACGACCGACGCCGAGCTCGGTGCGGTGATTCGAGAAGCAGCCGAGGGCTACCTCGCGGAGGCCTCGCTCGGTTGAGCCTGGTGACGGGTGGCGCGCGGCTGCCAGGCACACGCCACCCTTGACAGTTGCCAAAGGGCCGCCTAGGTTTACCCCAACGATCACTGGGGGATACCTATGAAGTTAATGGCCGTTCGCACTGGATTTGTTGCTGTCGCAGCGGCAACGCTACTCACGCTGCCATCACTCGCCCACGCCGCCGAGGGCCCAGTCAGCCCCGATACCGGACCGGTTCGCGGTGGTGAGACCGTGACGGTGACAGGGCCGCAAGGAGTGACCTTTGAGACGCTCCACACGGGCGGCTTCCACACGATGGCCACCGGATCAGACGGCAACATGTATGCGTGGGGCTTTAACTCCGCGGGCCAGCTCGGAACCGGCGACACGGTGAACCGGCTCAGCCCGGCACCCGTGATTGCGCCCGAAGGCGTGACGTTCACAGACCTTGAGCCGGGAGGCTTCCACACCCTCGCGCTCGGAGATGACGGCAACGTCTACGCCTGGGGCGAGAACGATCGCGGCCAGCTTGGAACGGGCGACCTCGCGAACGTTCCGATGCCGCAACAGGTGCGTATTCCTGGCGACCCCCGCATCGTCCAGATCAGCGGAGGCGAGTACGACTCACTTGCTCTCGCCGACGACGGCACCGCGTACGGGTGGGGCTACAACAGGTCGGGACAGACCGGAACCGGGGCCGCGGAAACCGTCGTGCTCTCACCCCAACCAGTGCTCGCACCAGACAGCGTGAAGTTCACGAGCATCAGCGCCGCGACCCATCACTCGCTCGCGCTGACCGCGGACGGCGCGGCCTACGCGTGGGGCTCAAATGGGCAGGGCACCCTCGGCGACGGAACCACAACGAACTCCCGCGTTCCGGTGGCCGTCATCTTGCCCGGCGGAGTCACCTTCACGGAGGTCGACGCGGGCGGCCATCACTCACTCGGGCTCGGCAACAACGGCCAGGCCTATGCGTGGGGGTCGAGCGGCTACGGCCAGCTCGGCACGGGCAGCACGGACCCGAGCCTTGTACCGATCCCGGTATCGCTCCCGGCGGGCGTGCGACTCACCGACATCGAGGCGAATAGCTTCGTCGATGAGACCGAGCCGGCGGAGCGCGAATCCGCGTCAGCGGGCGGCTACCACTCGCTAGCGCTCGGGGAAGACGGCACCACGTGGGCCTGGGGCGGCAACCAGAACGGGCAGATCGGCAACGGCACCGTTGAGAACGCCCTCACACCCGTGCGGGTACATGCGCCCGACGGCGTAACATTCACCTCCCTCGGAACTGGGCTCTTCCATTCGACGGCGCTCGGCGACGACGGCAAGGCCTACGCGTGGGGCTACAACGTCTTCGGTCAGCTGGGCACGGGCGACGACGTCGACGCGCACGAGCCCACGGAGGTTCTCACCGCGCCGACGGTCACGGAAATCGCGTTCGACGGAACCGCGGGCTCAGACCTCCTGGCTGCGGCCTCGAGTACCTGGACCGTCGTCACCCCCGAGCACGCTGCCGGCCCGGTCGACGTCACCGTGTCGTGGTCGCAGTTCGGCGTTGAACAGCAGGCCGTGGTGCACGCCGGCGGCTACACGTACGTCGAACCGACGATCACCGGCCCCGCCGACACCACGGCCGAGGAGGGGAGCGAGGTGAGCTTTGTCGCCACGACCGCCGGGTCGCCCGCGCCCGCGGTCACGTGGGAGGTCTCGCACGACGGCGGCACGACGTGGGTGCCCGCTGGCGAGGCGTGGGAGGTCACCGTTGCGGGGAACAGTTCGACGCTCACCGCGACGGCGACGAAGGACCTCGACGGCGTGCTGGTTCGGGCGACCGCGACCGACACGTTCGGGCAGACCGCGGTGAGCGACGAGGCGGTGCTGACTGTAACGGCGAAGGACGGCGGCGGCCCAGCGGGCCCCAACCCGCCTGACCCTGGTACGAAACCGCCAACCACCACTCCTGGCCCGAGCGGGAAGCTCCCGACGACTGGCGACGGGTCGGCGGCGATCGCCGCGGCCGTTGCCGCCGGAAGTATCGCCCTCGGCGCCGGCGCGCTCTGGCTCCGGAGGCTCGCGAAGCGCCGGGCGTAGCGCCCCGCCGGGGCATCACCGACACATCGAGGCGGCGATGTCCCGGCGGGGGCGCTGGAACATTGCTCTCCCACAGAAACTGACGGGGTGTGACAATAGAACCACTCAGAGACTAGAGAGGGGAACTGCATGCGTGAGTATTCGTTCGTTCGTGTTGCGGTGAAGCGCCGCCGCGAGGGTTCAGAGCTGCAAAAGGACTACCGCGAGGTCATCACCGAGCAGGCAGCCAAGGGCTGGCACTTCGTTCAGGCAATCCCACTCGAGTCGCACACTGAGCCGCGACTCGACCTGGTGTTTAGTCGAAAGGTAAAGAAATGAAACACCCACTCCGCCTATTGCAGGCGTTTACGCTGTTCCTCGCCGGTCTCTTTGGCTTCTTCGTGTTCCTCGGAAACCTCATGGACTACGACTCGAACTTCCAGTTCGTGAAGCACGTGCTGTCCATGGACACCACCTTCGAGGGCAACGCCCTCATGTGGCGCGCGATCACCACCCCATGGGTGTGGACCGTCGGCTACATCGGCATCATCATCGCTGAGGGTGCGTTCGCCGCGATCGCGATCATCGGAGCCATCAAACTGTACCTGCGCCGCGACGCCGACGTCGCGACCTATGACCGGGCACGCGGGTGGGGCTACACCGCCTACGCCCTCGGCTTCGCGATCTGGTTTATCGGCTTCATCATCATCGGATCCGAGTGGTTCGCGATGTGGCAGTCGAGCAGCTGGAACGGCAAGGAGACTGCGATGGGAATCGTGACGCTCTGGGCCGGATTCGCCGTGCTGCTCGCCATGAACGAGCCGGCGCGCGAAGTCGAAGCCAAGGCGTAGCGCTGCAGTGAGTTCCCCGGGAGGCGCGACGGGCACGCCTGTGCCCGAGCGCGCCTCCAAACGGCGGTTCGCGCTGCAGATGCAGCAACCGTTGCCGCGCGCGACAGTCTTCGACCGGACCGCGTTTCTCGTCGGCACCATCGCGGCCGGCTGGCTTGGGGTGATCATCTCGATCCAGAGCGTGCGCTCGCCGTGGGCGCTGCTGCTGTTCATTCCGGTGTGGGCGATCACCGCGTACCTTGTGCTGCCGCGCCTGCACAAGATGCTGTCTGACCTCTACGTCCCCGACTACTTCTTCGGGCGGACGCGCACCGCCGACGGATTGCTCGGCGATCCCGTCAACCTCGGCGTCGACGGCGGGGGCGAGCAGCTCGACACCGCCATGCGGCGCGCAGGGTGGCACCGCGCTGACGAGATCACACTGCGTTCGACCTGGGGGATCATCGCCTCCACGCTCACGCGCAAGAGCTATCCGACGGCGCCCGTGTCCCCGCTCATGCTCTTCGGGCGGCGCCACGACGTTGCCTACCAACAGGAGGTCGCCGGGAACCCGAAACAGCGCCACCACGTGAGATTCTGGCACTGCCCGCCAGGGTGGCTACTGCCCGGCGGCGCCAAGACCGACTGGCTCGGCGCCGGCACCTACGACACCGACGTCGGGTTCTCGCTGTTCACGTTGCAGATCACGCATCGCATCGACGAGAACACCGACGAAGAGCGAGACTTCGTCGTCGCGAGCGTGCGCGAGGCGTCGCCCGACATCACCACGCGCGTGCTGCGCGACTTCACGACGGGCTACCACGCCCGAAACGGCGGCGGCGATCGCTTCATCACCGACGGGCACCTGCCGGTGCTCGACGTCTCCGGCGTTGTGCCGGACGGTGACACCTCGGAGCGCGAACCGGTGGTGCCCCAGACGGCCCAGGACGTTGTCGACCGCGCGCCGCTGACCATCGCGATCTCCGTGCTGCTCATCGTGGTGAGCGCGATCATCGATTTCGTCGCGGTCGCCCTCGACCCCGAGGTTCGTGAGGCCTGGGGAGAGGCCGTCGAGGTCGGGGGACGGGCGTTTGCTGCGATCCTGATCGTCGTCGGCGGCGCGCTGACGCTCGGCCAGCTGTTCCTTGCCTGGCGGCTGCTGCGGCGCGGCCATCGCTCCCGCATGCTGCTCATCGTGCTCCTCGCCTTCACGATTTTCGGCACCGCCGTCGGCTACGTGCAGGGACTCGAAGCTATCGGCCTCAACGGTACGCTTTTCTCGGCCTCGCTCATGTGCCTCTCCCTGCTCGCGCTGACCAGCGAGTCCGCAGCGGCGTGGACCCGCAAGCCGCGCAATCGCGGGCGCGAAGACCCGTCAGGAACTGGAGCAAATGAGAACTAACGAGTACGGCCAACCGATCGGCGCCGCCGTCGAGCGGGCGCTCCCCGCGCCGACGCCTGACCGCGTCACGCTTGTCGGTACACACTGTCGGTTGGAGCCCCTCGACCCTGCCGCGCACGCCGCCGGACTGTTCGCGGCCTTCGCCGCCGCCCCAGACGGGCGCGACTGGACGTACATGCCCGTCGGGCCGTTCGCGTCCGAGGAGGACTACCGCGCGTGGGCCGAGGCCGCCGCCCACGCTCAGGATCCGCTGCAGTTCACCGTCGTCAGCACCGCGACGGAGGAGCCGCTCGGCACGCTCGCGCTGCTTCGGCAGGACCCGAAGAACGCCGTCGTGGAGGTGGGGTTCGTCGCCTTCTCGCGGGGGATGCAGCGCTCCGCCGTCTCTACCGAGGCGCACTTCCTGCTCATGCAGTACGTTTTCGACGCGCTCGGCTACCGGCGCTACGAATGGAAGTGCGATGCCCTCAACGAGCCTTCGAAGCGCGCGGCGGAGCGCCTCGGGTTCACCTTCGAGGGCACGTTCCGGCAGGCGACCGTGTACAAGGGGCGGTCTCGCGACACGAGCTGGTTCTCGATCCTCGACACCGAATGGGCGGCGCTGCGCGCGGAGTTTGTCCGCTGGCTGGGGCCCGAGAACTTCGACGAGGGTGGGGTGCAGCGGACCCCGTTGCGCACTCGATCCTGACCCGGATGTGGGAGGTTCGCCCCTCCAGCTCGCGCTTCTGCGCCCGTTAGCCCCGCGCCTCCGGTTCGCCCCGCGTCGCCGGCGTTAGCCCATGAGATCTGCCGAAGATATGCCCCGCCGCAGGGTGCGCTGCTTATCTCCTGCAGATCCCATTGGATGTGAGCTTGGAGTGCAGGCCTGGCCCGGCTACGCCGCCTGCCGCACCTTGAGCGCTCGGCGCACCCCCGCGGCTGCCGCCCGGCCAGCCCGGTTCGCCCCGATTGTGCTCGCCGACGGCCCATACCCGACGAGCTGCACGCGCTCGTCGGCGACCGCACCGGTGCCGCGCCCCTCCCGGTCGAGCTGGATGCCGCCCGCTGGGCTGCGCAGCTGTAGCGGCGCGAGGTGCGCGATGGCCGGCCGGAACCCGGTCGCCCAGATGATCGCGTCGACAGCCTCGAACGTTCCGTCCGCCCACCGCACACCCGTCGGCTCGAGCCGCTCGAACATCGGTCGCCGCGCGGCGTAGGCTCCGAGCCGTTCCGCCTCGCGCTCCTGCTCGCGGAGGGCGAGTCCGGTCACACTCACGACGCTCTCGGGCGGGAGCCCCTGCGCGACGCGCTGCTCGACGAGCGCGACGGCCGCGATACCCGCCTCCGGGGTGAAATCATCGGTGCGCCAGACGGGCTCGCGTCGGGTCACCCACAGCGTGTCGGTGAGCGGCGCAATCGCGCCAAGGAACTGCACGGCTGACGCGCCTCCGCCAACCACGAGGGTGCGCTTGCCGCGGAAGTGATCGGGCCCCGGATACGCGACGGTGTGGAACTGCTCGCCGCGGAACGTCTCCGCTCCCGGATAGTGGGGGATGAACGGCTGCGTCCACGTGCCCGTCGCGTTCACGATCGTACGGGTGCGCCACGATCGCTCGCCAGCGCGCACGGTGAGGATCCCGTCGTCGCCCGACTCCACGCGGTCCACCCTGACGGGGCGAACGATGGGTAACTCGTGCTCGTCCTCGTATCCCGCGAAGTACTCAGGAATGGCGGAGTTGGCTTGCTCGCGTGTGAGCGGGGGAGGCGTGGACCCCGGAAGCTCGGCGACGCCGTGCACGTCGCGCATCGTGAGCGCGTCCCACCGGTGCTGCCACGCGCCGCCCGGATGCTCGTTCGCGTCAAGGACGACGTGGTCGATCCCCAGTCGCGACAAATGGTACGACGCCGAGAGGCCTGCCTGGCCGGCGCCGATCACGACACTGTCGAGGACGTCCGTGCTGTCGGGGACGTCCGCTGCCTGTGCCACCGCGCTACGCCTTGCGCGGGCGCACGGGGTGCTCGCTGAGGATGGAGATGCGGTTGAAGAGGTTGATCGTTGCGGCGACCCACTCCGCCGCGACAAACGTTTCGTCGCCGAGCACGGTGCGTGCGCCGAACAGGTCCGCCTGCGCCTCCTCGCTGAGCGGCAGCTGCGTCGCCGCCTCCGCGACCGCGAGCACCGCGCGCTCGCGCTCGGAGAAGACCCCCGCCTCGCGCCAGGCTGGCAGCAGGTCGAGCTGTTGCTGGGTGACCCCCGCCGCGCGCGCCTCCTCCGTGTGCAGGTTCAGGCAAAACGCGCACCCGTTGAGCTGCGACGCGCGCACCTTGATGAGCTCACCCTCGGTGAGTGACAGGCCGCCGGTAGCTGCGGCCTCGGCGATGGCCTGCGAGTACGCGCCCGCGGCCTTCCATGCCTGGGGCGCGACTTTGTCGAGATACGGGCGCATGGTCCTCCTTGTGGTGCCGGTGTGGTGCGCTGTGCGATGACAGCGTCGCCTCCACTCAACCAGAGCGTAAAGCCGGCGTCACGTATTCCCCGCTATTGAGCGGGGTGAATGGCGGATGCTCAGGCGCCCCTGCCGGGATCCGGTGCAGATTCGGGGACTCCGAGGAGCGCGACGAGGAGCCTGTCGACTGCTGCACGATCCAGGCCGGCCCGGCTGATCGCCCGCAGCAGCACGGCGCCGATGAGCGCATCGGCGATCTCGTCGACGGGGGCGTCGTCGCCGAGCAGGGGAGTGGTGCCGCGGCCCGCATGGAGCCTGGCGGAGAGCGCACCCGATCCTGAGATCGAGTCGCGCAGCCTGCGGCCCACGTCTGCATTGTCGGTCGCCGCCGCGATCAGCGAACGAACGAGCCCCTCGCCGTGTTCGCCCTCGATGAGCTCGCCGATCGCTGCCAGCCAGGTCGCGAGGTCGGCGCGCACGTCGCCGGTGTCTGGCACCGAGAGTTTGCCCGGGAAGACGAGGCCCTCGAGGAGGCACTCCGCAAGGATCGCGCTCTTCGACTTCCACCACCGGTAGATCGTCTGTTTGCCGACTCCGGCGCGGGCGGCGATGCCTTCGATGGTGAGGCTGTCGTAGCCGCGCTCGATGAGCAGCTCGACGGCGGCGATCAGGATCGCCTGCCGGGCGGCCTCGCTGCGTACCGGGCCGCTGCGCGACGACTGACCGGCGCCTCGGACAGGTGGGGTTCCACGCCCGGCGCCTTCCGAGACGGAACCCGACGGACGAGACGGCTGTGCCGCAACCATGAATCCTCCAGACTAGACGATACGGTTCGTGTAATCTTACGTTGTTTGTCGATGCCGACGGCGGCCAGGATACCGCGGTCGCCTCGCACGAGTGTTGAGGAGACCACTATGGCCGAGTTGCTGCACCGCCTCGGAACGTTTGCCGCTCGGCGTGCCTGGGTGATGATCGTCGCCTGGGTCGCCATCCTCGGAATCGCGGGCGGCGGATTCGCCCTCGGTTTTAAGGGGCTGAGCTCGAGCTTCGACGTACCCGGGACCGCCTCCGGGGAAGTGCTCGAAGAGCTTGAGGACTCGCTCCCGGACTTCGCAGGCGCCTCGGGCACCGTCGTCTTCCACCGCGAGGACGGCTCCGCGCTCACCGACGACCAGCGCGCCGAGATCGTGCGTGTCTCGGAAGACGCGAAGGGCCTCCCGGACGTCGCCGACGTCATCGACCCCTTCGCTGCGGAACGCCAGCTCGCCGACCAGCGCGCGGAACTCGAGGACGGCACGCAGCAGATCGCCGCTGGTCGCGAGCAGGCAGCGCAGGGGCAGCAGCAGCTCGATGCCGCGCTCGCGCAGCTCGAGGCTGGTCAGGCGCAGCTCGAAGCTGGTCGTGCCCAGCTTGAGGCGGCAGGGCTCCCCGCGGAGATGCTCGCCGCGCAACTCGCGCCGCTCGACGCGCAGCAGGCGCAGCTCGACGCCGGCCGGGCCGAGCTTGACGCTCAACAGCAGCAACTCACCGACGGGCTCGCGACGCTCGACGAAAACGCTGCGAAGCTCGAAACTGGCGCCGAACTCGCGTCGTACGCCGAGGGCATCCGCCTCGTCTCCGAGGACGGCGCAACGGCCCTCGTGAACGTCTCGTTCACGGAGCCCCGCCTCGACCTGCCGCAGGAGTCGAAGGACGCCATCATCGAGCACTTCGAGTCGAACGCGATCGACGGCGTCGGGGTCTCCTTCTCGACCGACATTTCCCAGGGCGTCCCCGAGATCCTCGGCGTTGGCGAGGTCATCGGCGTCGCGATTGCCGCGATCGTGCTCGTTGCGGTGCTCGGCTCGCTCCTCGCCGCATCGTTCCCGATCGTCACCGCGCTCGTCGGCGTCGGCATCGGTGCGATGGCGACGCTCGCGTTCTCCGGCGTCACACAGATGGCGTCCGTGACCCCGATCCTCGGCGTCATGCTCGGGCTCGCGGTCGGCATCGACTACTCGCTCTTCATTCTCTACCGCCACCGAAAGCAGCTCCTCCAGGGCGCGGACGTCGTCGAATCGATCGGCCTCGCGAACGGAACCGCCGGCAACGCGGTCGTCTTCGCCGGTGCGACGGTGATCGTCGCACTGCTC
Protein-coding regions in this window:
- a CDS encoding TetR/AcrR family transcriptional regulator yields the protein MVAAQPSRPSGSVSEGAGRGTPPVRGAGQSSRSGPVRSEAARQAILIAAVELLIERGYDSLTIEGIAARAGVGKQTIYRWWKSKSAILAECLLEGLVFPGKLSVPDTGDVRADLATWLAAIGELIEGEHGEGLVRSLIAAATDNADVGRRLRDSISGSGALSARLHAGRGTTPLLGDDAPVDEIADALIGAVLLRAISRAGLDRAAVDRLLVALLGVPESAPDPGRGA
- a CDS encoding NAD(P)-binding domain-containing protein, yielding MAQAADVPDSTDVLDSVVIGAGQAGLSASYHLSRLGIDHVVLDANEHPGGAWQHRWDALTMRDVHGVAELPGSTPPPLTREQANSAIPEYFAGYEDEHELPIVRPVRVDRVESGDDGILTVRAGERSWRTRTIVNATGTWTQPFIPHYPGAETFRGEQFHTVAYPGPDHFRGKRTLVVGGGASAVQFLGAIAPLTDTLWVTRREPVWRTDDFTPEAGIAAVALVEQRVAQGLPPESVVSVTGLALREQEREAERLGAYAARRPMFERLEPTGVRWADGTFEAVDAIIWATGFRPAIAHLAPLQLRSPAGGIQLDREGRGTGAVADERVQLVGYGPSASTIGANRAGRAAAAGVRRALKVRQAA
- a CDS encoding DUF2165 domain-containing protein yields the protein MKHPLRLLQAFTLFLAGLFGFFVFLGNLMDYDSNFQFVKHVLSMDTTFEGNALMWRAITTPWVWTVGYIGIIIAEGAFAAIAIIGAIKLYLRRDADVATYDRARGWGYTAYALGFAIWFIGFIIIGSEWFAMWQSSSWNGKETAMGIVTLWAGFAVLLAMNEPAREVEAKA
- a CDS encoding DUF4177 domain-containing protein, which gives rise to MREYSFVRVAVKRRREGSELQKDYREVITEQAAKGWHFVQAIPLESHTEPRLDLVFSRKVKK
- a CDS encoding GNAT family N-acetyltransferase — protein: MRTNEYGQPIGAAVERALPAPTPDRVTLVGTHCRLEPLDPAAHAAGLFAAFAAAPDGRDWTYMPVGPFASEEDYRAWAEAAAHAQDPLQFTVVSTATEEPLGTLALLRQDPKNAVVEVGFVAFSRGMQRSAVSTEAHFLLMQYVFDALGYRRYEWKCDALNEPSKRAAERLGFTFEGTFRQATVYKGRSRDTSWFSILDTEWAALRAEFVRWLGPENFDEGGVQRTPLRTRS
- a CDS encoding LssY C-terminal domain-containing protein, whose product is MSSPGGATGTPVPERASKRRFALQMQQPLPRATVFDRTAFLVGTIAAGWLGVIISIQSVRSPWALLLFIPVWAITAYLVLPRLHKMLSDLYVPDYFFGRTRTADGLLGDPVNLGVDGGGEQLDTAMRRAGWHRADEITLRSTWGIIASTLTRKSYPTAPVSPLMLFGRRHDVAYQQEVAGNPKQRHHVRFWHCPPGWLLPGGAKTDWLGAGTYDTDVGFSLFTLQITHRIDENTDEERDFVVASVREASPDITTRVLRDFTTGYHARNGGGDRFITDGHLPVLDVSGVVPDGDTSEREPVVPQTAQDVVDRAPLTIAISVLLIVVSAIIDFVAVALDPEVREAWGEAVEVGGRAFAAILIVVGGALTLGQLFLAWRLLRRGHRSRMLLIVLLAFTIFGTAVGYVQGLEAIGLNGTLFSASLMCLSLLALTSESAAAWTRKPRNRGREDPSGTGANEN
- a CDS encoding carboxymuconolactone decarboxylase family protein, yielding MRPYLDKVAPQAWKAAGAYSQAIAEAAATGGLSLTEGELIKVRASQLNGCAFCLNLHTEEARAAGVTQQQLDLLPAWREAGVFSERERAVLAVAEAATQLPLSEEAQADLFGARTVLGDETFVAAEWVAATINLFNRISILSEHPVRPRKA